The DNA window CTAAACGCAGAGGATCTGTGTTATCATGTAAGCCAATATAGTTAGCATCATATTATGCAGCTAGAATTTACTTAAGCATTTGTTATTTCAAGGGTATATGCAATTATCTACATCACTCAAGAGAGGGCGTAGTCCAAGACGAAGGTTCCCCAGTGGTTAGCAGCTTTAACCAAATTCAATAACTCATGACTCAAAGATGGAGTTGAGTAGTTATGAGTAATTGGATTGTTAtcgtataaaataatatatttgtaagatgtggtaatatcatattattattatattagtttttttatataaacttagaTTCTATATACCATTCAATATAATATCTCTATATATTCTATCTTGGTATAGAGCAAAGTTTTCGTTCTTCAACACACAAAATCATAAACTTCCGATACCTCTGATACCTCAATCAATGGTTACTTCAATCATGGATGGAgtctttaataaatttataatatcaaagTCATATTTTCGATCTAGAGCACACAAAATCTTAGTCTTCTGATGTTATTTTAGTCATGGATAGAAGGctctaataaatttattattatatttatttattaaaaaaaaaacttttaaatttttattgattttcttattttcttcggTTATAGTTTCTGAGTTTTTTCAGTTGTTTTTTTCACCCCAATAGTCAATGTCCACTACTTTGTAGGTCTTAATCCAACCATATGGGATTATTTACtagttatttagtcaacacattGTCATCTTGTCGATTGATAGATTACAACACTCACGAGTAACCCCGAACTTTTTTTTTCAGTTGTTTCACTCCAATAGTAAATgttcatatttttgttaatcTTAATCCAATCATATGAGATTCTTTATTGGTTAGTCAACACATTGTAATCTCGTTGTTTGATTAATTACAACACTCACGAGTAACCCTCGAAGTTTTTTCAAATGTTGTTTCACCCCAGCAATTAATACTCATGAGATTCTGCTCATTTCGCTGACTTAGTTAGTGGACAACGTATCCTGTCGTTGAATGAATTACAACACTCACGAGTAATCTCCGATTTTTTTCAGTTGTTGTTTTACCCACCATTCAATGCCGATAGGATTCTACTTATTTCGCTgtttatttagtcaacacactgGCATCCCTTCATTTAATAGATTTCAACACTCAcgagtttatcaaatttaaaaacataaaattaatattttttaatctattcTTCAACCTCATGTTGTCCAAGTCTTTTTCATcttgaatttgagaaaaaaactcatataaaatatatatttgtaaaatattatcacaatattaaaatatgattaaaatatgatgataatattattattattatattagttccTTAccatgtctatatatatattaaacataaaactaTGAAATTCTATATAACATTCAATATAATATCTCTATGTTCTAATAAGTATAACTCCTTTATCATCTCTACTCAAGAGCAATGCCAATCTGGCATACAaatcatctaaataattttagctttcaaatactaatttttttcaagttaaTGAATGCCTTGACACATCATACTGTAGCCAGGGTTATGGCtacaaaagagagaaaaacaCTTCTAACCTAAGTCTTTAAAAGTAACAGACAAGCCATTTTTAGTTGTGGTTTACTAACTCCAACTAAACAGTTGATCATAAGGCTTGGGACAGATATAGAATTAATGAGAGCCacaaatgataaataaataaagaaagaaaattgcAACATAAAAGGTAATAATCAGAATATATTGGGAAATGACAAAATTAAAAGAAGGAGCGAAACATACCTGTTCTGAGAAATCAATTCCAAAGCATGCAAAACCAATGAATATAGATATTCAACCTTCCGGCTATACACTTGAATTGAACCCTGAAGTAGTAGCGCAGCTAAAATTGTGTAAAGAAAAGAACATGTATCATCAGTCAGAATTCAGAAATGACACATATAGCTGAgaaatttaacaaatttcaaGCATTACCTGACCTAATTCGTAGAGAACTAACTAACTAACCTTcggcaaaattgatagaaaatgaGCCACAATTTTCACCAGTGATTTCACCGGAGCAAATCTTGAGAAGGTATTCCTCGAGATTTTTAGCGAGATCGACTGTCCAATTGGATTCTAGGTCACGAAGTGGCTGTACCGTGTGGAACCTACCGCCGCCAGGTCCTTCTCTATCGTCACTCATCATTGATTAACCTCAATCATTCATAATGTCCATTTCAAGTCATACAAATTACAAAGGAAATACCAAAAACGTACACGGGAAGATTTGTAATATTCGCAGGGAGCGTATGAACGAACCAGAtcagatagagagagaaaggaagaGGGAAGGAgccaaaaattcaaaattttggaCAAGGTTTTTCCCGTTAGGTCTGAAAATCGTTGGGTTGATTGTTTAATAaaacgacatcgtttttatCAGATCCCGCAATATTATGATTAccttcttataaaataaatgtgtcaTTAATTTGAGGTGTCTTTTGTTGTTGGAAgcacataaattataataaatgtaaGTAAGTAAATTAATTGATCTTCATTTTAGgtaaactcatatatatatatatagatatgagtTTATGTCACCTACAACTTGTTTGATAtggaattatttattaataatttattaatcacattaaaataaatgattgttTAATTGAAGGACATCAACACATTAAAAGAAGTAAAACCAACTGTTACGTACGTTTAGATTGTTTAATAAAACGGACGTTCTATTTGggtggatatatatatatatatatatatatatatatatatatatatatatatatatatatatatatatatatatatatatatatatatatatatatttatatgagtttACACCGATTTAACAATcataactataataataatattcttcttgtttttgaatattttctcACTACTCTATTAAATCTTTTACCAAAGATTGCATGGTTGAAGTTCAACGAAATTAATGTAGTGCAGTACGTATTTCTGAAtccgatttttattttattactcgATTCTAACCTGACGggtatttctatttttatatcCATTCctgattcgtcgggtacccaATTCCGGAGGGtacccattacccgattaaaatacttataacattttaaagaTCGAAGAAAAagacataataaataattttaacattaataatatcaaaacattaaaaatacaaataaaaacattaattaccTATTCATAATTGTTGTAAATCTTAAAAAGGATAaactaaagtaaaaaaaaaatagtatgaacattaaaaaaaaattacaatacgAAGAATGATGAGAGagagtaatattttgttattaaaataaaagtttaagttgaaaatttatgtagagaaatattttttggggaatataaaaaaattaaagttagagtATAATGTATTTATGAATATGGTTAGAGTGAAGCgtggataagatcaaattaaatgatgtatGTAAGATACATTTGTAATCATGAAACAATTAATGAAAAGTCacacattaaactttaataaaaaaaaatatattaatatagtcggGTATCGAGTTTGGGTTTCGCACACTCCCCATCCTCGACCTTGTACCCGACCCGGGCCGACCGGATACCTTCTCCCTCTCTCCAtacccgaccccgaacccgatttaaaatacccgaacccgactATCGGGTATCCACGAATATCGggtatacgggtacccattgtcatccctaccaATAATCAAGGGTTATAAATTCAGCAAACTTATTCAAAAATCAAAGAGTCCGATGAAGAAAATCTTTGACAGCAATGGTGAACAAATTGACAATCATGAAATTGAATTTTGGAAAGGACAAGATATATAAGAGAATATTCTCTTGGCTTCAATCAACACTATCAGATTCAATTCAATCCTCACACAAATTGTCGGTCCTAACATAGACACAACGTACAGATACAGATTGTAGGTAACATTAGAGAAGATGTACATTTCTCAATATCAAGCAAGACTTATGTAAGAATGCAATTACAAACAGGAAATGAATGATTATCAACAGATGAAGAAGAACACTAGAACATTGTCGATTCCCTTGCGCTAGCTGGTGAAACGATTCTAGATCATCATCTTGTAGCCCATATTCTCGGAGGACTAGGACCTGAATGTGAAAACATAATTGTCGCCCTAACCACTCGAATTGAATCGATATTGGTTGATGAACTCACTAGGCACATATTGATTATTGACTCACGAACAAAGATGCATTAAGTCAACATCGTTCGGTGCTCTGGTGGCTAACATAGCACATGATCGTCAAAATCACAGTAATAGGAATCAAAACAATAATTGAACACCTACTCGTTTCCATGCTTCACATCTTTCATCCAAGACATCTTCTTTAGGAGGTAAGATTGATTCATAATATAATTTCCTCTTTTGAGACGGTTAAATTTAATGGCAATTGGCCAAATGTTGATAATGGGCCATATGGTAACAGTTGGCCAAAGAATAATCAGAACTCATTTGGGCCACAAAATTTAAcctaaacatataaaaaaaaataaaaatttgatgaaaatttttGAGAAAATCGAAACGGTGGAAATCGACCAAAGTGTACGAATTGTGAGAAAATAAGACATGTTGCTAAAAATTCCAAATATCATATAATATGTCAAATTTGCAATCGCCATGTTCATTAAGCAAATGATTGTTATTATCGGTATGAACCAAAACAATCTACTACATCAACAATGATGGCGTCGTCTGCCTCTATATTATACCCCTCACGATATTTAGACTCCGGTGCATCGAAGCATTTGATAGATGACCTAAACAATCTTCATATTCATTCTCCTTATCAAAGTAcataaaatattacttttgaAAATTACATGACCCTCTCTATTTCTAATATTGGAGAATCTTTCATTCTTAGTATAGTTTGAGAACACtaaaagttcaaaatatttttcacatATCTGGCTCCACTAAGAACATGTTAAGTGTCTTTCATTTTTCGGttgataataatgtattttttgaGTTTCACCCAACTTATTGTATTGTAACGATCCAGATACGAAGAATGAGTTGATTCGTGGGACACTAAGAGGAGGTTTATATTGTCTCAAACCACTATCATATTCTCATCACTAAATTTAAGCCAAAACTgttaaaatcgagagtttacgtaaaatcgttagatagttataaactcgtaaaaccgtaattttatttaaaatatttataaataaataatattttaaatatattattattcactGGATTAatgctaataataataataataataataataataaaccaaTGGATTCATTTCAATTATGCCTTTAAAATCTAATTGAtcaattttttctcaaattattatttttatttattaaactttaaaaaactaACATAAACTCCTCTTTAACCTAaggtatataaaaattaatgaaaattatctATAAGAAAACTTATCTAAATCATATACccaaaaacaaaaactaaaactaaattcACATTTAACTTCAAAATTCGATCATGTATTTATCTACTTATAAGTTGGCTGATGAATCGATTCGTCCGATCCTCCTCCTCGCTCAACATCTGACTCAGTTGACATCGTAACAGCTCCCGAAGAAGAAGGTGCCATAACAACGTTGTCGTTTCGATTCATACTAAAATTTCTCCCAAAAGCAAACATCCCATTTCCGCGCGATTTAAACAACACCTGACTCGGCACCGAACTCGTCCCACCATCCACCACCGACTCGTTCCTCTTCCTCGATCCAGCAGCAATTACCAATTCAATTTCCTTTCTCCAATCACTCAACGAAGATAATGTAGGAGTTAGATCTTCATTCGGTTTAACCGGCGTTCGACATACAGGACAAGTAGAATGAGAATAAAACCACATGTCGATACAGTTTATATGAAAGGTATGTTGACATGCAGGCAGTTTCTTACACTTATCTCCTTCTACAAAGACTGATAAGCAAACGGAGCATTCTGGGTGGTCTTCTTGTTTAGATGTCGATGGATAGATAAATTCAGGAATTAAGGAGGAGAGGAgtacagaagaagaagatgggtTTTCTGTATCTTGGGGGAAGATGATATTGTTAGTGTGGAAAAAGGGGTGGCAATGGCGGATGTTGTAAAGGTACCAGCGGATACTGAAGTAGATATAGATTATGAAAATGAAGATACTGCAGAGTATAACAATGGAGATGGGTACCATAATACTTCTTGATTTAGatagatgatgatgaagaataGAGGAAGAGGAGATCTGTgaaaatttgttttgatttataGGATAAGAAGGAAGTACTCCTTCTCAACTTGGAAGAAGGAAATCATGACTCTATCTTCTACTTCTCCAACCAATTTACCGAATATAAAGcacaaaatgtttttaaaattcaaaataccaaggccaaaattaaaaataattaattatttcgaataaatttgttatattcatccaattaaaatcataaaaaaataaaattaattattttagaaaatatattatatacaaataaatcaaataattattctaaaaaatgttgtatattttattttaaaataat is part of the Impatiens glandulifera chromosome 1, dImpGla2.1, whole genome shotgun sequence genome and encodes:
- the LOC124913037 gene encoding RING-H2 finger protein ATL2-like — encoded protein: MVPISIVILCSIFIFIIYIYFSIRWYLYNIRHCHPFFHTNNIIFPQDTENPSSSSVLLSSLIPEFIYPSTSKQEDHPECSVCLSVFVEGDKCKKLPACQHTFHINCIDMWFYSHSTCPVCRTPVKPNEDLTPTLSSLSDWRKEIELVIAAGSRKRNESVVDGGTSSVPSQVLFKSRGNGMFAFGRNFSMNRNDNVVMAPSSSGAVTMSTESDVERGGGSDESIHQPTYK